The following are encoded together in the Petrotoga sp. 9PW.55.5.1 genome:
- a CDS encoding chromate transporter, producing the protein MIYLLLYFEFFKIGLFSIGGGLATIPFLQELSYKYPWLTAQDLADFIAISESTPGPIGINTATFVGFRAGGIFGGIIAVLGIVTPSIIIISLIAHYFSRFNEKPLVQNGFYALRPAVIGLIAAAGYEVAKVALFNLEIFYNTQNLSDFFNLKGILLFLVIIYLMKRFKKHPVVYLGLAAVVGIIFKF; encoded by the coding sequence ATGATTTACCTATTATTGTATTTTGAGTTTTTTAAAATTGGGCTTTTTTCAATAGGTGGCGGATTAGCAACCATACCATTTTTACAAGAACTCTCCTACAAATATCCATGGTTAACAGCTCAGGATTTAGCAGATTTTATAGCGATCTCAGAATCTACTCCAGGTCCTATAGGAATAAACACAGCTACGTTTGTAGGTTTTAGAGCTGGCGGAATATTTGGTGGTATAATAGCTGTACTGGGAATAGTTACACCATCTATAATAATAATTAGTTTGATAGCTCATTATTTTTCAAGATTTAACGAAAAACCTTTAGTTCAAAACGGATTTTATGCATTAAGGCCAGCAGTAATAGGATTGATAGCTGCGGCAGGATATGAAGTAGCAAAGGTAGCTCTTTTCAATTTAGAAATCTTTTATAATACTCAAAATTTGTCAGATTTTTTTAATTTAAAAGGAATTTTGTTGTTTCTTGTAATAATTTATCTTATGAAAAGATTTAAAAAACACCCAGTAGTATATCTTGGTTTAGCTGCAGTAGTTGGAATAATATTCAAATTTTAA
- a CDS encoding chromate transporter: MKELWEIFITFAKIGSLTFGGGYAMLPMIQEEVVKKHKWATDEEVIDYYAIGQSTPGIIAINTSTFVGYKLRGISGGIFATLGMVFPSIVIITLIAIFFQRFQEYEIVQHAFGGLRVAVVALILNAIINMWKKSIKDNIGIIIFLISFLVAAFLKVSPIVVVVISFLTGIILQNKKEAENR, translated from the coding sequence ATGAAAGAATTATGGGAAATATTTATAACTTTTGCCAAGATTGGTAGTTTGACCTTTGGGGGAGGTTACGCTATGTTGCCTATGATTCAAGAAGAAGTTGTAAAAAAACATAAATGGGCGACAGACGAAGAAGTTATAGATTATTATGCTATTGGACAAAGTACTCCAGGAATAATTGCCATAAACACTTCCACTTTTGTTGGTTATAAGTTAAGGGGAATTTCTGGAGGTATCTTTGCCACCTTGGGAATGGTTTTTCCTTCTATAGTAATAATAACCTTAATAGCTATTTTCTTTCAAAGATTTCAAGAATACGAAATAGTTCAACATGCCTTCGGCGGATTAAGAGTCGCTGTTGTTGCTTTAATATTGAACGCGATAATAAATATGTGGAAAAAGTCTATAAAAGATAATATAGGTATAATAATCTTTCTAATATCTTTTTTGGTTGCAGCTTTTTTAAAGGTTTCACCCATCGTAGTTGTAGTAATATCTTTTTTAACAGGTATTATCCTTCAAAATAAAAAAGAAGCTGAAAATAGATGA